One window of the Mycobacterium haemophilum DSM 44634 genome contains the following:
- a CDS encoding MCE family protein, with amino-acid sequence MERRRWGARPPYKAIGLVSLMVMTLIGLGVYVQFRGDLTPKTKLTVVASRAGLVIAPGSKVTYNGVEIGRVASISEIQPDGNPAAKFVLEVDPKYLGLIPGNVVVNIKAATVFGGKYVSFTSPQAAPLPPITPSQVIDATSTTTETNTLFETLTAIMEKVDPVKLNLTLSAAAEALSRLGDKIGAALIDGNVLLDDVNPRLPKIRADNQRLAELGDIYANAAPDLWDALSHAVTTARTINQQQRNLDDALLAAVGFGNVGGEAFGRGGPYLARGAADLVTSSQLLDEYSPEIFCTIRNFNEVAPKLHNALGDNGYALGAHASGAIAGAPNPYIYPENLPRTSAKGGPGGKPGCWQAITRELWPAPLLVADIGMSLAPYNHFEPGSPVAVEYVWGRQLGDNTINP; translated from the coding sequence ATGGAGCGTCGTCGTTGGGGGGCGCGGCCACCGTACAAGGCCATCGGCCTGGTATCGCTGATGGTGATGACGCTGATCGGCCTGGGCGTGTATGTGCAGTTTCGCGGGGACCTAACCCCGAAGACGAAGTTGACAGTGGTGGCTTCGCGGGCGGGTTTGGTGATAGCTCCCGGTTCGAAGGTCACCTACAACGGGGTAGAGATCGGCCGGGTGGCCAGCATCTCCGAGATCCAACCCGACGGCAACCCGGCGGCCAAATTCGTGCTGGAGGTGGATCCCAAGTACCTCGGGCTGATTCCAGGCAACGTCGTGGTCAATATCAAGGCGGCCACCGTGTTCGGTGGTAAGTACGTGTCGTTCACGTCGCCGCAGGCCGCGCCGCTGCCACCCATCACGCCATCCCAGGTGATTGACGCGACGTCGACCACCACGGAGACCAATACGTTATTCGAAACGTTGACAGCGATCATGGAGAAGGTTGATCCGGTCAAGCTGAACCTGACACTGAGCGCGGCCGCCGAGGCGCTGAGCAGGTTGGGCGACAAGATCGGTGCCGCGCTCATCGACGGCAACGTGCTCCTTGATGACGTGAACCCCCGGCTGCCCAAAATCCGGGCTGACAACCAGCGGCTGGCGGAGCTGGGTGACATTTACGCCAACGCCGCGCCGGACTTGTGGGATGCCCTCAGCCATGCGGTGACCACGGCGCGCACCATCAATCAGCAGCAACGCAATCTGGATGACGCGCTGTTGGCGGCGGTCGGGTTCGGCAACGTGGGCGGGGAGGCATTCGGACGGGGCGGGCCATACCTGGCACGTGGCGCCGCCGATCTGGTCACCTCCAGCCAGTTGCTCGACGAGTACAGCCCCGAGATCTTCTGCACCATCCGCAACTTCAACGAAGTCGCACCCAAGCTCCACAACGCGCTCGGCGATAATGGCTACGCGCTGGGGGCCCACGCTTCGGGCGCCATTGCCGGAGCACCCAACCCATACATCTATCCGGAGAACCTGCCCCGGACCAGCGCCAAGGGTGGCCCCGGCGGCAAACCGGGCTGTTGGCAAGCAATCACCCGAGAACTCTGGCCGGCTCCACTGCTCGTGGCGGACATCGGCATGAGTTTGGCCCCGTACAACCACTTCGAGCCCGGTTCACCGGTTGCGGTCGAATACGTGTGGGGCCGCCAATTGGGTGACAACACCATCAACCCGTGA
- a CDS encoding stealth family protein gives MSKIVSREDDRPVRRTLDPIIVTRQGKVARLESSLTPHEAQIEDLIFLRKALHRADIPFLLIRNHKNRPVLAVNIELRPAVERALVTACASEPMYAKTIDERRVSPVLVAKGQLSQSIDPRIVRLYRRRIAPGGFRFGPRFSVELQFWAFEETLIRCPLENSLTRKVLPRKEITPATVKLYGYKWQTIEGMFTPHASDVRFDIDLVFSWVDGSDPEFRARRAAQMSHHVVGEGDDADARIRQIDELKYALRSVNMFAPWIRRIFIATDSAPPAWLADHPMITIVPAEDHFSDRSALPTYNSHAVESQLHRIPDLSEHFLYSNDDMFFGRPLKASMFFSPGGVTRFIEAKTRIGLGTNDPTRSGFENAARVNRQLLLQRFGQLITRHLEHTAVPLRKSVLIEMEREFPDEFARTQASAFRSGTDISVTNSLYHYYALMTGRAVQQEKAKVLYVDTTSYAGLDLLPELRKHRNYDFFCLNDGSFPEVSATERAERVVSFLERYFPIPAPWEKVATDVNRRDFASPTVSAPLVDGQTANPAQTAR, from the coding sequence ATGAGCAAGATTGTGTCGCGCGAAGACGATCGGCCCGTGCGACGCACCCTCGATCCCATCATAGTTACCCGGCAGGGAAAGGTTGCCCGCCTCGAGTCCAGTTTGACCCCGCACGAAGCACAGATCGAAGATCTGATCTTTCTGCGAAAGGCGTTGCACCGTGCCGACATTCCTTTCCTACTTATCCGCAACCACAAAAACCGGCCGGTTCTTGCCGTCAACATCGAGCTGCGCCCCGCGGTCGAACGCGCGCTCGTCACCGCGTGCGCCAGCGAACCTATGTACGCCAAGACAATTGATGAGCGCCGAGTTTCTCCCGTGTTGGTGGCCAAGGGTCAGTTATCGCAGTCGATCGATCCACGTATCGTACGGTTGTATCGACGACGGATTGCGCCGGGAGGATTTCGGTTCGGTCCGAGGTTCAGTGTCGAACTCCAGTTCTGGGCCTTCGAGGAGACCCTGATCCGCTGCCCGTTGGAAAACTCCCTGACCCGCAAGGTGCTGCCACGCAAAGAAATAACACCGGCCACCGTCAAGCTCTACGGGTACAAGTGGCAGACCATTGAGGGGATGTTCACCCCGCACGCAAGTGACGTCAGGTTTGACATCGATCTGGTGTTCTCGTGGGTCGACGGTAGCGATCCAGAATTTCGGGCACGTCGGGCGGCCCAAATGTCGCACCACGTAGTGGGAGAAGGCGACGACGCCGACGCGCGGATTCGACAGATCGACGAGTTGAAATATGCCCTGCGGTCGGTGAACATGTTTGCTCCGTGGATCCGGCGCATCTTCATCGCGACGGATTCAGCCCCGCCGGCATGGTTAGCCGATCACCCAATGATCACAATTGTCCCCGCGGAGGACCACTTTTCGGATAGGTCGGCGTTGCCTACCTACAACTCGCACGCCGTGGAAAGCCAACTGCATCGCATCCCCGACCTCAGCGAGCATTTCCTGTACTCCAATGACGACATGTTTTTCGGTCGCCCGCTTAAAGCAAGCATGTTCTTCTCCCCGGGTGGAGTGACCAGGTTCATCGAAGCCAAGACCCGTATCGGATTAGGTACTAACGATCCAACGCGCAGTGGCTTTGAGAATGCGGCCCGGGTTAACCGCCAGCTCCTCTTACAGCGATTCGGCCAACTGATCACGCGTCATCTGGAACACACCGCGGTCCCGCTGCGCAAGAGCGTGCTGATCGAGATGGAACGCGAATTCCCGGACGAATTCGCTCGGACCCAGGCAAGTGCGTTCCGGTCCGGCACCGATATCTCGGTTACCAATTCGCTCTACCACTACTACGCGCTGATGACTGGACGCGCCGTCCAACAAGAAAAAGCCAAAGTCCTGTACGTGGATACCACCTCGTATGCAGGCCTCGACTTACTTCCCGAGTTGCGGAAGCATCGCAACTACGACTTTTTCTGCCTCAACGACGGTAGTTTCCCCGAAGTCTCCGCGACCGAGCGTGCCGAACGGGTCGTCAGTTTCCTGGAACGCTACTTTCCAATACCGGCGCCCTGGGAAAAGGTCGCGACCGACGTCAATCGCCGGGACTTTGCGTCACCGACGGTGTCAGCACCATTGGTGGATGGGCAAACAGCGAATCCCGCCCAGACGGCTCGATAA
- a CDS encoding phosphodiesterase: MHRLRAAEHPRPDYVLLHISDTHLVSDGALYGAVDADGRLGELLEQLKRSRLRPDAIIFTGDLADQGEPEAYRKLRGLVEPFAAELDAELFWVMGNHDNRAALRTLLLDEAPSMAPLDRVRRVDGLRVITLDTSVPGQHYGEISASQLDWLADELAIPAPDGTILALHHPPIPSVLDMAVTVELRDQASLGRVLKGSDVRAILAGHLHYSTNATFVGIPVSVASATCYTQDLTVVAGGTRGRDGAQGCNLVHVYQDTVVHSVIPLGTGNTVGTFVSPAQARRNIAESGLFIEPSGRDSLFAHPPMVLTPSVTQSPGD, translated from the coding sequence GTGCACAGACTTAGGGCCGCGGAGCATCCGCGGCCGGATTACGTCCTTTTGCACATCAGCGACACACATCTCGTTTCGGACGGCGCGCTCTACGGGGCGGTCGACGCCGACGGCCGGCTCGGCGAGTTGCTCGAGCAGCTGAAGCGCTCCCGACTGCGTCCCGACGCAATCATCTTTACCGGCGATTTGGCCGATCAGGGCGAGCCGGAAGCATACCGAAAGCTCCGAGGCCTGGTTGAGCCGTTCGCGGCCGAGCTGGATGCCGAACTCTTCTGGGTGATGGGCAACCATGACAATCGGGCCGCATTACGCACGTTGTTGCTGGACGAGGCGCCCTCCATGGCACCGCTGGACCGCGTGCGCAGAGTCGACGGACTCCGGGTCATCACGTTGGATACCTCGGTGCCGGGCCAGCATTACGGCGAAATCAGTGCATCACAATTAGATTGGCTTGCCGACGAGTTGGCAATCCCGGCCCCGGACGGCACCATCTTGGCGTTACACCATCCGCCGATTCCAAGTGTCTTAGACATGGCCGTCACGGTGGAACTACGCGACCAAGCTTCGCTGGGGCGGGTGCTCAAGGGTAGCGATGTTCGTGCCATTTTGGCCGGGCACCTGCACTACTCGACGAATGCCACCTTCGTCGGAATTCCAGTGTCAGTCGCCTCGGCCACGTGCTACACCCAAGATCTAACAGTTGTCGCCGGGGGAACGCGCGGTCGAGACGGCGCCCAGGGTTGCAACCTTGTGCACGTCTACCAAGACACTGTGGTGCACTCGGTGATTCCACTTGGCACCGGAAACACTGTGGGTACCTTTGTCTCTCCCGCGCAGGCGCGACGCAATATCGCCGAAAGCGGTCTGTTTATCGAGCCGTCTGGGCGGGATTCGCTGTTTGCCCATCCACCAATGGTGCTGACACCGTCGGTGACGCAAAGTCCCGGCGATTGA